AGGCTGGCAGCGATTTGCGCATTGTTATTTCCCAGCGCGTTAACCATGCCCACGGCCGAAAAGTAGATCATGTTATTCACCGACATTCTGGATAGTTATCTGGTAGTGAAACGCCATCTGAGTAATCGAAACAGGCTGACGCGTGCCGCCCTGCGCTACGTAATCAATACGGGTGACGGCATGGCCTTCGTTATCCAGTAATGTCCGGCGCAGCGGCTGCTCATCGAACGTCCAGCCCGCTGGCAGCAACGGTTGCCAGCTCTGTACCGGCCAGTAGCTCAACATAATATCGGCCAGAACCTGATTAGCGGGAGGTAAACCCTCAATTTTTATCGCCTGCCCGGTGTGGATGCCTGTTTGATCGTAGACCACTTTGAACAGGCGGATCCCAAGCGGAGACAATCCGGCCAGTTGCAGCGATTTGCCATCCGCATTAAGCAGCACCAGCAATGACTGCTGTTTGCCGTTGACGGTAGCCGTCAGCAACTGTTGCTGACTGACCGGCTTATCCAATAAAGGGGCGGGAAGTTTCACCTGAACGCCGCGTTTCAGCCACGCCTGAGGCTCAGTACCGGAAGGTGAATTTGTCGCACAACCGCCCAGCATTAAGATCAGAAGCGCCAGCACCGGCCACATCAATCGGGTCATTTTTTACGTCCTCGTTTTTTTGCTGGCAAGGTCAGTGGCGACAGCAGGAAAGCCGTTAATATACCGGCGCTCAGTACGATTCCGAAACTACTGATCGCCTGTGTCGAGCTGAACACCAGCATGCCAAACGTCAGTAATGTCGTCACCACGGCCATGAAAATGGCAAACATTGATGTGGTGGGCGTGCCGCGCGGATTGGTGAAAAACAGGGTGTAATTGATGCCAATCCCCAGCACCAGGATCAGCGCCAGCAGGGAGAAAAGATTAAGGTTGTGACCGCTGAAACCCAGCGCCGCGACGCCCATTCCGAGCGAGAGCAGCGTCGGCACCAGGCAAACCAGCCCGTGCGGCAGACGAAAACGC
The Rahnella variigena genome window above contains:
- a CDS encoding DUF3261 domain-containing protein — protein: MTRLMWPVLALLILMLGGCATNSPSGTEPQAWLKRGVQVKLPAPLLDKPVSQQQLLTATVNGKQQSLLVLLNADGKSLQLAGLSPLGIRLFKVVYDQTGIHTGQAIKIEGLPPANQVLADIMLSYWPVQSWQPLLPAGWTFDEQPLRRTLLDNEGHAVTRIDYVAQGGTRQPVSITQMAFHYQITIQNVGE